In Deltaproteobacteria bacterium, one genomic interval encodes:
- a CDS encoding TonB family protein, whose product MFDKNHDLAIWVAISLVLHLLLIGIFSTINSRSAVKREFYAPTYKVDLVTLDRPKPAPNQKKKVTTKKSPLPPPSKKVAKKSKKQAKPIKKAKTKKLPKKKVKTPVTDPSAMIKKLRKKHEEEMAVEEKLARVRSKVAQTRKAAQTAGQVSTTPKAGVRKVDTSNMKKEIKAYSDLLYEKMENAWILPGSADYSGLSAIISVTIGKNGELLKVDIEEGSGNGFFDQSVMRAVEKSVPFPRPPKGYEGGIEIGFRFGK is encoded by the coding sequence ATGTTTGACAAAAACCATGATCTGGCAATATGGGTTGCTATTTCCCTGGTGTTGCACCTTCTGCTCATCGGCATATTTAGCACTATCAATTCAAGGTCTGCTGTCAAAAGAGAATTTTACGCTCCAACCTACAAGGTAGATCTCGTCACCCTTGACAGACCAAAGCCGGCTCCAAATCAAAAGAAGAAGGTGACAACAAAAAAAAGCCCCCTTCCTCCACCATCAAAGAAAGTCGCAAAGAAGAGCAAAAAACAGGCAAAACCCATAAAAAAAGCAAAAACAAAGAAGCTGCCAAAGAAAAAAGTCAAAACACCTGTCACCGATCCATCAGCAATGATCAAGAAACTAAGAAAAAAGCATGAAGAGGAAATGGCCGTTGAAGAAAAACTGGCCAGGGTAAGATCAAAGGTAGCACAAACCAGGAAAGCCGCCCAAACAGCCGGCCAGGTAAGCACTACCCCAAAAGCCGGCGTAAGAAAAGTAGATACATCAAATATGAAAAAAGAGATAAAAGCATACAGTGATCTCCTTTATGAAAAAATGGAAAATGCCTGGATATTGCCGGGAAGCGCCGACTATTCCGGTTTATCCGCTATAATATCTGTTACCATTGGAAAAAATGGTGAGTTACTTAAGGTAGACATTGAAGAAGGGTCGGGAAATGGTTTTTTTGATCAATCCGTCATGAGGGCCGTTGAAAAATCTGTCCCATTTCCAAGGCCTCCAAAAGGCTATGAAGGTGGAATTGAAATAGGCTTTAGGTTCGGAAAATAA
- the tolR gene encoding protein TolR yields MKGIKKSYTPMAEINVTPFVDIMLVLLIIFMVTAPMMQQGLEVDLPVAKGSGFTKDSPIVVSITKNEKIYINDKGKTTINKLASKLKHIKGNEVLIKADSKVSYGFVIKVMARIKESGIDKVGMITNPDEV; encoded by the coding sequence TTGAAAGGGATTAAAAAGAGCTATACTCCTATGGCGGAGATAAACGTAACCCCCTTTGTCGACATTATGCTTGTTCTTTTAATAATCTTTATGGTAACGGCACCCATGATGCAGCAGGGGCTCGAAGTCGACCTTCCCGTAGCAAAAGGATCGGGATTTACCAAAGATTCACCGATTGTTGTAAGTATAACAAAAAACGAAAAGATATATATCAACGACAAAGGCAAAACAACGATAAATAAATTAGCATCCAAGCTCAAACACATAAAAGGGAATGAGGTTTTGATCAAGGCCGACTCAAAGGTATCTTACGGTTTTGTCATCAAAGTCATGGCTCGTATAAAAGAATCTGGTATAGATAAAGTCGGCATGATCACCAACCCTGATGAAGTCTGA
- the tolQ gene encoding protein TolQ, giving the protein MTGSAIANDMGVFALISNAGPVVKVVLLILFFLSVTCWAIILLKGLKIRKTWNESSSFLNIFWEEKRLEAAYSAIRDHEASPAARIFRAGYKELINAAKTQKSERHAFEASRLDLIERALRRAESTEIAMMERHLNFLATTGSAAPFIGLFGTVWGIMNSFQRIGAIGTANLAVVAPGVSEALIATAIGLAAAIPAVIFYNIFVEKIKRLSQDIDSMTLEFLNIAERGLRRQSLERD; this is encoded by the coding sequence ATGACAGGTTCAGCGATTGCAAATGATATGGGAGTATTTGCGTTAATCAGCAATGCAGGCCCTGTAGTTAAAGTCGTGCTATTAATCCTATTTTTTCTATCAGTTACCTGCTGGGCCATCATTCTATTAAAGGGCCTCAAGATACGAAAGACCTGGAATGAATCCTCATCTTTTCTTAATATATTCTGGGAGGAAAAAAGACTGGAAGCAGCCTACTCTGCAATCAGAGACCACGAGGCAAGTCCGGCAGCGAGAATATTCAGGGCAGGCTACAAGGAGCTTATTAATGCGGCAAAAACTCAGAAAAGCGAAAGACATGCCTTTGAAGCATCAAGGCTCGACCTGATAGAAAGAGCCTTAAGAAGAGCAGAGAGTACGGAAATTGCCATGATGGAAAGACACCTCAATTTTCTGGCCACAACAGGCAGTGCAGCACCCTTTATCGGTCTCTTCGGAACAGTATGGGGCATCATGAATTCTTTTCAGCGAATAGGCGCAATAGGGACAGCCAACCTGGCAGTTGTCGCTCCCGGCGTATCAGAAGCGCTTATCGCTACAGCTATCGGCCTGGCCGCAGCCATACCGGCCGTTATTTTTTACAATATCTTTGTTGAGAAAATTAAGCGTCTCTCCCAGGACATAGACAGCATGACACTTGAATTTTTAAACATAGCAGAACGGGGCTTAAGGAGGCAATCTCTTGAAAGGGATTAA